A part of Numenius arquata chromosome 16, bNumArq3.hap1.1, whole genome shotgun sequence genomic DNA contains:
- the DRC10 gene encoding dynein regulatory complex protein 10, which produces MATGDPAVLQESSQDMKQRDKPLVKGMETPEKATVTSNAMKVLDPRWLKPNSIETERIITVLDETIARLELSSLIPHIIDSLDRFADVLGPEITNNLIEHQKLSNEMEHLLSSSEEDDTMRAEEQRGCLCLLEQRLKCSVRDVLRLLLANPSLCRALKYEALARESPAEVFIKAFKEFRNFMLERLLTSPTEEEEKIRFLEDISLQIQKNTEAITALQAELAAAIRTREEEIHKKDNVIEDLKSSMRDLTTDCKAAIQNIKEEGEKRQEEELGASQERCARLQQDVQQLEAQLNALVLEHRASELALQKRKCRMETEIVNWIQKYDAHMEEKQAEYEDIHAAYTEEKNQLSLLMEKRAVLLLEYSEIEEERRKQEEKKEQELKKLNTLSLAATRIQAFWKGYLVRSLYSSKLKKKKKGKGKGKGKKTKK; this is translated from the exons ATGGCAACAGGGGATCCAGCCGTGCTCCAAGAATCATCTCAGGACATGAAGCAAAGAGACAAGCCCCTGGTAAAGGGCATGGAAACTCCAGAGAAGGCAACGGTCACATCAAATGCCATGAAGGTGTTAGATCCACGTTGGTTAAAACCCAACAGCATCGAGACAGAGAGAATCATAACTGTCTTGGATGAGACGATTGCCAGGCTGGAGCTGAGCAGTTTGATCCCTCATATTATTGACTCTCTGGACAGGTTTGCTGATGTGCTGGGACCTGAGATCACCAATAACCTGATCGAGCACCAAAAGCTTTCCAATGAAATGGAGCACCTGCTTTCCAGCTCTGAAGAAGATGACACCATGAGAGCTGAGGAACAACGGGGCTGCCTCTGCTTGCTAGAGCAACGTCTGAAATGTTCTGTTAGAGATGTCCTGAGACTCTTACTGGCCAACCCTTCGCTTTGCCGGGCTCTGAAATACGAAGCCTTGGCGAGAGAGTCACCAGCTGAAGTGTTTATCAAAGCCTTTAAGGAGTTCAGGAATTTCATGCTTGAGAGACTCCTGACTAGTcccacagaagaggaagaaaagattcGGTTCTTGGAGGACATCTCCCTCCAGATTCAGAAAAACACTGAAGCAATCACGGCTTTACAGGCAGAACTGGCAGCAGCAATCCGGACTCGAGAGGAGGAG ATTCACAAGAAGGACAACGTGATCGAAGACCTCAAAAGCAGCATGCGAGATCTGACCACAGATTGCAAGGCTGCCATCCAGAATAtcaaggaggaaggagaaaaacgGCAAGAAGAGGAGCTGGGAGCCTCCCAGGAGCGGTGTGCCAGGCTACAGCAGGATGTTCAGCAGCTGGAAGCACAACTCAACGCACTTGTACTGGAGCATCGAGCTTCAGAGCTGGCTCTCCAAAAG AGGAAGTGCAGGATGGAGACGGAAATTGTGAACTGGATCCAGAAATACGACGCACACATGGAAGAAAAACAG GCTGAGTACGAGGACATTCACGCTGCCTACACCGAGGAGAAGAACCAGCTGTCCCTGCTGATGGAGAAACGTGCTGTGCTTCTCCTGGAGTACTCTGAGATTGAGGAGGAGCGCAGGAaacaggaggagaagaaggagcagGAATTGAAGAAATTAAACACCTTGAGCCTTGCTGCCACCCGCATCCAGGCCTTCTGGAAAGGCTACTTGGTCCGGTCCCTCTACAGTTCaaaattaaagaagaagaagaagggtaagggcaagggcaagggcaagAAGACCaagaaataa